In Neofelis nebulosa isolate mNeoNeb1 chromosome 10, mNeoNeb1.pri, whole genome shotgun sequence, one DNA window encodes the following:
- the LOC131488632 gene encoding olfactory receptor 52A5-like — MFKLNGTVFTPSVLTLVGIPGLESVHFWIGIPFCAMYITALFGNSLLLVIIKSERSLHEPMYLFLAMLGATDIALSTCILPKMLGIFWFHLPDIYFDACLFQMWLIHTFQCIESGILLAMALDRYVAICDPLRHAIIFTHQLLTQIGVAVTLRAALLVAPCLILIKCRLKHFRTTVVSHSYCEHMAVVKLAAEDIRINKIYGLFVAFTILGFDIIFITLSYIRIFITVFNLPQRESRLKAFNTCIAHICVFLEFYLLAFFSFFTHRFGFHIPPYIHILLSSLYLLVPPLLNPIVYGVKTKQIQDRVCKIFHFKYPS, encoded by the coding sequence ATGTTCAAGCTCAATGGCACAGTCTTCACGCCCTCAGTGTTGACACTGGTCGGGATCCCTGGGTTGGAATCTGTGCACTTCTGGATTGGAATTCCTTTCTGTGCCATGTACATCACTGCTCTGTTTGGGAATTCCTTGCTCCTGGTCATCATCAAATCGGAACGCAGTCTCCATGAGCCCATGTACCTCTTCCTGGCAATGCTTGGAGCAACAGACATTGCTCTCAGTACCTGCATCCTACCCAAAATGCTAGGAATATTCTGGTTCCATTTACCAGACATATATTTCGATGCCTGTCTCTTTCAGATGTGGCTCATCCACACCTTCCAGTGTATCGAATCAGGAATTCTGCTGGCCATGGCCCTggaccgctatgtggccatctgtgaTCCCCTGAGACATGCAATCATCTTTACCCACCAACTCCTCACTCAGATTGGGGTTGCAGTGACACTCAGAGCAGCCCTCCTTGTAGCTCCATGTCTCATCCTCATCAAATGTCGGCTGAAACACTTCCGCACCACTGTGGTCTCCCATTCATACTGTGAGCACATGGCCGTCGTGAAGTTGGCAGCAGAAGATATTCGAATCAACAAGATCTATGGTCTGTTTGTGGCTTTCACTATACTTGGATTTGACATAATCTTCATCACACTCTCCTACATCCGAATATTTATAACTGTCTTCAATCTGCCTCAGAGAGAATCTAGGCTCAAAGCCTTTAACACCTGCATTGCCCATATTTGTGTCTTCCTTGAGTTTTATCTCCtggctttcttctccttctttacACACAGGTTCGGGTTCCACATTCCACCCTACATTCATATTCTTCTGTCCAGCCTTTATCTGCTTGTCCCTCCTTTGCTCAATCCTATTGTGTATGGGGTGAAAACCAAACAGATTCAAGATCGAGTGTGTAAGATTTTCCACTTTAAATATCcatcttaa
- the LOC131488633 gene encoding olfactory receptor 52P1-like yields the protein MADNATHRYISSFFLVGIPGLQDFHCWIGIPVCLLFALALLGNSVIIITIKLEPSLHQPMYFFLCMLAVNDMALASSTAPKMLGIFWMDAHWIDFDTCLTQLYFIHTFCIIESSLLVAMAFDRYVAICIPLRYTTILTTPMVIKIGLAGMTRAILMVLPCPLLIKRLPCYTKYVINHAYCEHMAVVKLASANTLINRVYGISVALSVMVWDLGLIAASYTKILQAVFRLSSQNARSKALGTCAAHVCTILVSYTPALFSFLTHRIGKKVPPSIHIIFASLYLLVPPAVNPLVYGVKTKQIRDRVVGLFFPNKKISGN from the coding sequence ATGGCAGACAATGCTACACATCGCTACATCTCATCTTTTTTCCTGGTTGGTATTCCTGGTTTGCAAGATTTTCACTGCTGGATTGGCATCCCCGTCTGCCTCCTGTTTGCCCTGGCCCTGCTGGGGAACAGTgtaatcatcatcaccatcaaacTAGAACCAAGCCTCCACCAGcctatgtatttcttcctttgtatGCTGGCAGTGAATGACATGGCTCTTGCCTCTTCCACGGCCCCCAAGATGCTTGGTATCTTCTGGATGGATGCACATTGGATTGACTTTGACACCTGCCTGACACAGTTGTATTTCATTCACACATTCTGCATAATTGAATCATCCCTCTTGGTTGCCATGGCCTTTGACCGCTATGTAGCTATTTGTATCCCATTGCGTTATACAACCATCCTAACAACACCAATGGTCATTAAAATAGGTCTAGCTGGTATGACCCGAGCTATCCTTATGGTTTTGCCCTGTCCTCTTCTTATTAAAAGGCTACCATGTTATACTAAATATGTTATCAATCATGCCTACTGTGAGCACATGGCTGTGGTGAAGTTGGCCAGTGCCAACACCCTCATTAACAGAGTGTACGGAATCTCTGTGGCCCTTTCAGTGATGGTGTGGGACCTAGGGCTCATAGCCGCATCCTATACCAAAATCCTCCAGGCAGTCTTCCGGCTGTCTTCCCAGAATGCCCGCTCGAAAGCGCTGGGCACCTGTGCTGCCCATGTGTGCACTATACTTGTCTCCTACACCCCTGCACTGTTTAGTTTCCTAACTCACCGCATTGGCAAGAAGGTACCTCCAAGCATTCATATAATTTTTGCGAGTTTGTATCTTTTGGTGCCTCCCGCAGTCAATCCCCTGGTGTATGGCGTCAAGACCAAGCAGATTCGTGACCGAGTGGTTGGTCTCTTCTTCCCAAACAAGAAGATTTCTGGAaactaa
- the LOC131488634 gene encoding olfactory receptor 52P1-like — translation MADNATHRYISSFFLVGIPGLQDFHCWIGIPVCLLFALALLGNSVIIITIKLEPSLHQPMYFFLCMLAVNDMALASSTAPKMLGIFWMDAHWIDFDTCLTQLYFIHTFCIIESSLLVAMAFDRYVAICIPLRYTTILTIPMVIKIGLVGMTRAILMVFPGPLLIKRLPYYTKYVIYHAYCEHMAVVKLASANTLINRVYGISVALSVMVWDLGLIAASYTKILQAVFRLSSQNARSKALGTCAAHVCTILVSYTPALFSFLTHRIGKKVPPSIHIIFASLYLLVPPAVNPLVYGVKTKQVRDRVVGLFFPNKKISGN, via the coding sequence ATGGCAGACAATGCTACACATCGCTACATCTCATCTTTTTTCCTGGTTGGTATTCCTGGTTTGCAAGATTTTCACTGCTGGATTGGCATCCCCGTCTGCCTCCTGTTTGCCCTGGCCCTGCTGGGGAACAGTgtaatcatcatcaccatcaaacTAGAACCAAGCCTCCACCAGcctatgtatttcttcctttgtatGCTGGCAGTGAATGACATGGCTCTTGCCTCTTCCACGGCCCCCAAGATGCTTGGTATCTTCTGGATGGATGCACATTGGATTGACTTTGACACCTGCCTGACACAGTTGTATTTCATTCACACATTCTGCATAATTGAATCATCCCTCTTGGTTGCCATGGCCTTTGACCGCTATGTAGCTATTTGTATCCCATTGCGTTATACAACCATCCTGACAATACCAATGGTCATTAAAATAGGTCTAGTTGGTATGACCCGAGCTATCCTTATGGTTTTTCCAGGTCCTCTTCTTATTAAAAGGCTACCATATTATACTAAATATGTCATCTATCATGCCTACTGTGAGCACATGGCTGTGGTGAAGTTGGCCAGTGCCAACACCCTCATTAACAGAGTGTACGGAATCTCTGTGGCCCTTTCAGTGATGGTGTGGGACCTAGGGCTCATAGCCGCATCCTATACCAAAATCCTCCAGGCAGTCTTCCGGCTGTCTTCCCAGAATGCCCGCTCGAAAGCGCTGGGCACCTGTGCTGCCCATGTGTGCACTATACTTGTCTCCTACACCCCTGCACTGTTTAGTTTCCTAACTCACCGCATTGGCAAGAAGGTACCTCCAAGCATTCATATAATTTTTGCGAGTTTGTATCTTTTGGTGCCTCCCGCAGTCAATCCCCTGGTGTATGGCGTCAAGACCAAGCAGGTTCGTGACCGAGTGGTTGGTCTCTTCTTCCCAAACAAGAAGATTTCTGGAaactaa